In Trichocoleus desertorum NBK24, the following are encoded in one genomic region:
- a CDS encoding NAD(P)H-quinone oxidoreductase subunit H, translating to MAKIETRTEPMVLNMGPHHPSMHGVLRLVVTLDGEDVVDCEPVIGYLHRGMEKIAENRTNIMYVPYVSRWDYAAGMFNEAVTVNAPEKLADIPVPKRASYIRVIMLELNRIANHLLWLGPFLADVGAQTPFFYIFRERELIYDLWEAATGYRMVNNNYFRIGGVAADLPYGWVDKCEDFCDYFLPKVDEYERLITDNPIFRRRVEGLGTISRQEAINWGLSGPMLRASGVKWDLRKVDHYECYDDFDWDVQWETAGDCFARYIVRIREMRESVKIIRQAIAGLPGGPYENLEAKRMSAGPKSEWNEFDYQFIGKKIAPTFKIPSGEHYVRVESGKGELGIYIVGDDTVFPWRWKIRAADFNNLQILPHIVRGVKVADIVAILGSIDIIMGSVDR from the coding sequence ATGGCAAAAATTGAAACCCGCACAGAACCCATGGTTTTGAACATGGGGCCTCACCATCCATCCATGCATGGTGTGTTGAGGTTGGTTGTGACCCTGGACGGGGAAGACGTGGTGGACTGCGAGCCAGTAATTGGCTACTTGCACCGTGGCATGGAAAAAATTGCTGAGAATCGCACCAACATCATGTATGTTCCTTACGTGAGCCGTTGGGATTATGCAGCGGGGATGTTTAACGAAGCAGTGACGGTGAATGCACCCGAAAAGCTGGCAGATATTCCTGTGCCCAAGCGAGCCAGCTACATCCGCGTGATCATGCTGGAGCTAAACCGCATTGCCAATCACTTGCTGTGGCTTGGCCCATTCCTGGCTGATGTGGGTGCACAAACTCCCTTCTTCTACATCTTCCGCGAACGGGAACTAATCTATGACTTGTGGGAAGCTGCAACTGGCTACCGCATGGTCAATAACAACTACTTCCGCATTGGCGGAGTGGCCGCTGACTTGCCCTACGGTTGGGTAGATAAGTGCGAAGACTTCTGCGATTACTTCCTGCCCAAAGTGGATGAGTACGAGCGTCTAATCACTGACAACCCCATTTTCCGCCGTCGGGTGGAAGGGCTAGGCACCATTAGCCGCCAGGAAGCGATTAACTGGGGTCTTTCTGGCCCAATGCTCCGCGCTTCTGGTGTGAAGTGGGATTTGCGTAAAGTAGACCATTACGAGTGCTACGACGACTTTGACTGGGACGTGCAGTGGGAAACCGCAGGTGATTGCTTTGCGCGTTACATCGTGCGGATTCGGGAGATGCGCGAATCGGTCAAGATTATCCGTCAAGCGATCGCAGGATTACCAGGTGGCCCTTACGAGAACCTAGAAGCCAAGCGGATGTCTGCGGGTCCCAAATCTGAGTGGAATGAGTTTGACTACCAATTTATCGGTAAGAAAATTGCTCCCACCTTTAAGATCCCCTCTGGCGAACACTACGTCCGAGTAGAAAGCGGTAAAGGAGAACTTGGCATCTACATCGTCGGGGATGATACTGTCTTCCCTTGGCGCTGGAAGATCCGGGCCGCTGACTTCAACAACCTGCAAATCTTGCCCCACATCGTCCGTGGTGTAAAGGTTGCGGATATTGTGGCAATTCTCGGTAGCATCGACATCATTATGGGTTCAGTCGATCGCTAA